In Macadamia integrifolia cultivar HAES 741 chromosome 5, SCU_Mint_v3, whole genome shotgun sequence, a single window of DNA contains:
- the LOC122078813 gene encoding ferric reduction oxidase 8, mitochondrial, translating to MKRSFFSAVDICLWKKCEETNKAMTSTIMLVLKALMILIFATWVCVWLLKPTETWSKSWHTAEESVRTTFFGYNGLNFLVYSVPLIVVAIIGFVHIHLKDGEPRSRRMRFSITTLSNPVIVHSPVGTVSGGELLVGALFFLFLAWTFYAHISNDFKKMEPVKSMKLNLWQFKLMKIGTRFGLLAEACLALLLLPILRGMALFRLLGLQFEASVRYHVWLGTSMIFFSTLHGLSMLFVWGVKNRILDEAGLWQRTGRIYLAGEIALVTGLVIWITSLPQVRRRQFELFYYTHHLYVIFFIYFLFHVGDRHFYMVFGGILLFALDKLLRIIQSRVETCVLSARIFPCHVLELILRKPLGLKYNPTSVIFMKVPSISKFQWHPFSVTSSSNVDKDTISVMIRCDGEWTSSLYNMITGDADQSKCIPVAVEGPYGPADSNNFLRYDSLILVAGGIGITPFISILQEILYIHGSKKNSFPSNIQLICVVKKSQDISLLNPVWPILLNQNHEQVNPIKIKVFVTQEQRSSNTMGELVNEFSQVHTVDFNTKFSSSTMPEPENLLWMATIVGFSSIVFLIMLGCLNRTILHNEDKASEKKNPTWVTDLLLICSFAISITCATLATVIMRWRKMKNEIPENPSKQAKEVELSWLEARGDLEQHEIHYGQRPNLEDIISKFPIQSGGSDVGVIVCGPESMKESVASFCRQNSQSLKRSANKRKPNFSFHTLNFAL from the exons ATGAAGAGAAGCTTTTTCTCTGCAGTGGATATATGCCTCTGGAAAAAGTGTGAGGAAACAAACAAGGCAATGACTTCCACAATTATGTTGGTTCTCAAGGCTCTAATGATCTTGATATTTGCTACTTGGGTTTGTGTTTGGCTTCTCAAGCCCACAGAAACATGGTCGAAATCATGGCACACAGCTGAAGAGAGTGTGAGGACTACATTCTTTGGATACAATG GTCTTAATTTTCTGGTTTACTCAGTTCCCCTTATAGTGGTTGCTATAATTGGATTTGTTCACATACACTTGAAAGATGGAGAGCCAAGAAGCAG ACGGATGAGGTTCTCGATCACCACTCTCTCTAATCCAGTCATCGTTCACAGCCCGGTCGGTACTGTATCAGGAGGCGAGCTATTGGTCGGAGCcctcttctttctatttctagCTTGGACATTCTATGCTCACATCTCCAATGACTTCAAGAAGATGGAGCCTGTGAAATCAATGAAATTGAATTT ATGGCAATTCAAGCTCATGAAGATAGGGACTAGATTTGGTTTGCTAGCAGAAGCTTGCTTGGCACTGCTCCTTCTGCCCATCTTAAGGGGGATGGCCTTATTTCGGCTTCTGGGTCTTCAATTTGAAGCTTCAGTAAGATACCATGTCTGGCTTGGGACATCAATGATATTTTTCTCCACATTGCATGGCTTAAGCATGTTATTTGTATGGGGTGTTAAGAACCGCATACTCGACGAG GCAGGACTATGGCAGAGAACAGGGAGGATTTACCTTGCTGGAGAGATTGCTCTGGTAACAGGGTTAGTCATCTGGATCACATCACTTCCACAAGTGAGGAGGAGACAGTTTGAGCTTTTCTATTACACCCACCATTTATATGTTATATTCTTCATATACTTCTTGTTTCATGTCGGAGACCGGCATTTTTACATGGTTTTTGGTGGGATTCTGCTCTTTGCCCTGGACAAGCTCCTACGTATTATACAATCAAGAGTAGAAACCTGTGTTCTATCTGCACGCATCTTCCCTTGTCATGTCTTAGAGCTTATTCTCCGAAAACCACTTG gattgaaaTATAATCCAACTAGTGTAATCTTCATGAAGGTTCCTAGTATATCAAAGTTTCAATGGCATCCCTTCAGTGTGACTTCCAGCTCAAATGTAGATAAGGATACAATATCTGTGATGATCAGATGTGATGGAGAGTGGACAAGCTCCCTCTATAATATGATCACAGGTGATGCTGACCAGTCGAAGTGCATTCCAGTTGCAGTTGAAGGTCCTTATGGACCTGCTGATTCAAACAATTTCCTAAG ATATGACAGCTTAATTCTGGTAGCAGGAGGCATTGGGATAACTCCATTCATAAGCATTTTACAGGAAATTCTATACATCCATGGGAGCAAAAAGAACAGTTTTCCATCAAATATACAACTGATATGCGTCGTAAAGAAGTCCCAAGACATCAGCTTGTTGAACCCAGTTTGGCCAATACTTCTGAACCAAAACCATGAGCAAGTAAATCCTATAAAAATCAAAGTCTTTGTTACCCAAGAACAGAGATCTAGTAACACTATGGGAGAACTAGTGAATGAGTTTTCTCAAGTGCACACAGTAGATTTCAATACAAAGTTTTCAAGTTCTACAATGCCTGAACCTGAAAATTTGCTTTGGATGGCAACCATAGTTGGGTTTTCCTCCATCGTTTTCCTTATAATGTTAGGGTGCCTTAACCGTACCATTCTTCACAATGAAGATAAAGCATCTGAAAAGAAGAACCCCACCTGGGTTACTGATCTTCTTCTAATATGTTCATTTGCCATTTCTATAACATGTGCCACATTGGCCACAGTCATTATGAGATGGAGGAAAATGAAGAATGAGATTCCAGAGAATCCATCAAAACAAGCTAAAGAGGTTGAACTTTCTTGGTTGGAAGCAAGGGGTGATCTTGAACAACATGAGATCCATTATGGCCAGAGGCCTAACCTTGAAG ATATAATTTCAAAGTTTCCAATCCAATCTGGAGGATCTGATGTAGGAGTTATAGTTTGTGGACCAGAATCCATGAAAGAGTCAGTGGCCTCATTTTGCCGGCAGAACTCCCAAAGCCTGAAGAGAAGTGCCAACAAAAGGAAGCCCAACTTCAGTTTCCACACATTAAACTTTGCACTATAG